A genomic window from Maylandia zebra isolate NMK-2024a linkage group LG20, Mzebra_GT3a, whole genome shotgun sequence includes:
- the pcmtd2b gene encoding protein-L-isoaspartate O-methyltransferase domain-containing protein 2 produces MGGAVSAGEDNDDLIDNLKEAYYIRSDLVERAFRAIDRADYYLDEYRDNAYKDLAWRHGNIHLSAPCIYSEVMEALDLHPGLSFLNLGSGTGYLSTMVGLILGPFGVNHGIELHADVIEYAYQKLDSFIKTSDSFDKFEFCEPSFVVGNCLEIPPESRQYDRVYCGAGVQKEHEDYMKNLLKVGGILVMPLEEKLTKITRTGLNSWETKKIISVSFAPLVLPKHSTNSKPKTVPLPKFEVRSLQELARICIRHTLRVTTDGGDSHSRGRGSSFSVGRGLAVAGLHKYGPRFKRRRVHRRHCNALVLATRQVVASSGIGPASLDNNNNQGARGAEEEEEAGEREVRQQMRGGRRVGRGSGGRAVVVEEEETVEEEDEEEEQEEEEEKETGELLRPQPAVNVLRERILGLPLPEPLKMYLLYYREK; encoded by the exons ATGGGTGGAGCTGTGAGTGCCGGTGAGGACAACGATGACTTGATTGACAACCTTAAGGAGGCTTACTACATCCGCTCAGACCTGGTGGAGCGAGCTTTCCGAGCTATCGACCGTGCAGACTATTACCTGGATGAATACCGGGATAACGCATATAAG GATCTGGCATGGCGGCACGGAAACATCCACCTATCTGCTCCGTGTATTTACTCGGAAGTGATGGAGGCTTTGGATCTCCACCCTGGACTCTCCTTTCTCAACCTTGGCAGTGGGACGGGCTACCTCAGCACCATGGTCGGCCTCATTCTGG GTCCCTTTGGAGTGAATCACGGCATAGAGTTACACGCAGATGTGATAGAGTACGCCTACCAGAAGCTCGACTCCTTCATTAAAACCAGCGACAGTTTTGACAA ATTTGAGTTCTGTGAGCCATCCTTTGTGGTGGGAAACTGCTTGGAGATCCCTCCAGAGAGCCGTCAGTATGACAGGGTGTACTGCGGGGCCGGCGTGCAGAAAGAGCATGAGGATTATATGAAGAACCTGCTCAAGGTGGGGGGCATCCTGGTGATGCCTCTTGAGGAAAAG TTGACCAAGATCACTCGAACGGGACTGAACAGCTGGGAGACCAAAAAGATCATCTCTGTGTCCTTCGCCCCTCTGGTGCTGCCCAAACACAGCACCAACAGCAAACCCAAGACTGTTCCACTAC CCAAGTTTGAGGTGCGATCGTTACAGGAACTGGCCCGTATCTGCATCCGCCACACCCTCAGGGTGACCACGGATGGAGGAGACAGCCACTCCCGTGGCCGAGGCTCCTCGTTCAGCGTTGGCCGGGGCCTGGCGGTGGCAGGGCTTCATAAGTATGGGCCTCGTTTCAAACGCAGGAGGGTCCACCGGCGGCACTGCAACGCCCTCGTCCTGGCCACCCGCCAGGTCGTAGCCAGCAGTGGGATTGGTCCTGCTTCcttggacaacaacaacaaccagggGGCACGAGgagcggaggaagaggaggaggcaggAGAGAGGGAAGTGAGGCAGCAGATGAGAGGGGGCAGGAGGGTGGGGAGGGGATCTGGAGGCAGGGCAGtcgtggtggaggaggaggagacggtggaggaggaggatgaagaggaggagcaggaagaggaagaagagaaggagaCGGGCGAGCTGCTCCGACCCCAGCCCGCTGTGAATGTCCTGAGAGAAAGGATCCTGGGCCTGCCGCTACCCGAGCCTCTGAAGATGTACCTGCTGTACTACAGAGAGAAATGA